The following coding sequences lie in one Corynebacterium humireducens NBRC 106098 = DSM 45392 genomic window:
- a CDS encoding nuclear transport factor 2 family protein — MNPTPTTIHRWTEADRRLDLAGMRACLAADVRLVSPLTDGFDFRGVDAVMAVFESAFALLDDIRIHRLTGSGDDWVLWGHNVLDGQNLEEIQWLRLDGDGLISEITLFIRPMPAAVMLLGRIGPGLASRGALRPGARAASVAARPLGWIVRGVEKWLMPRLG, encoded by the coding sequence GTGAACCCGACACCGACGACGATCCACCGCTGGACTGAGGCCGACCGCCGGCTCGACCTCGCCGGCATGCGCGCCTGCCTCGCCGCCGACGTGCGGCTCGTCTCCCCGCTGACCGACGGCTTCGACTTCCGCGGCGTGGACGCCGTCATGGCGGTCTTCGAGTCGGCGTTCGCGCTTCTCGACGACATCCGCATCCACCGCCTCACCGGGTCCGGCGACGACTGGGTCCTGTGGGGGCACAACGTCCTCGACGGGCAGAACCTGGAGGAGATCCAGTGGCTCCGCCTGGACGGGGACGGGCTCATCAGCGAGATCACCCTGTTCATCCGGCCGATGCCCGCCGCGGTGATGCTGCTCGGGCGGATCGGCCCGGGCCTGGCGTCGCGGGGTGCGCTGCGTCCCGGGGCCCGGGCGGCGTCGGTGGCGGCGCGCCCGCTCGGGTGGATCGTGCGGGGCGTCGAGAAGTGGCTGATGCCGCGCCTGGGGTAG
- a CDS encoding DUF4229 domain-containing protein, with protein MTAPDTPQHPSDAPPELDPAVRRQANMALLKYGGARLGLFVVLTIVIQLFAVLIDAPVPLVMSALLALLVAFPLSMLVFKGMRVEANRSVGAWNAQRKARKEWVKRELDAR; from the coding sequence GTGACTGCACCAGATACTCCCCAGCACCCTTCCGACGCGCCCCCGGAGCTTGATCCGGCGGTCCGCCGCCAGGCGAACATGGCGCTGCTCAAGTACGGCGGCGCCCGACTCGGGCTGTTTGTGGTGTTGACCATCGTCATCCAGCTTTTCGCCGTGCTTATCGACGCCCCCGTGCCCCTCGTCATGTCCGCCCTGCTGGCGCTGCTCGTGGCGTTCCCGCTGTCGATGCTCGTGTTCAAGGGCATGCGTGTCGAGGCCAACCGTTCCGTCGGCGCCTGGAACGCGCAGCGCAAGGCCCGCAAGGAATGGGTCAAGCGGGAGCTGGACGCCCGCTAA
- a CDS encoding AEC family transporter, with amino-acid sequence MSGVITGFAIILAVISVGVILSRTGVIRDDRERLVLNRVAFYAASPALLFSSVAKSDADTLFSPVILVIFLATVATAVVYIIASTLFFRQDLPTTTMGAASSCYFNSVNIGLPVSVYVLGEATYVVPVLVLQMVVFTPFILAGLVSEDSGERSRVARIWGPVRTAVFSPVVIGSVLGLVVALVGLQIPDPVMRPLEILGGASIPMILISFGASLRNTAPLTTPADRPGTIVATGLKLVGMPLIAWGIALSLGLEGNELYASVILATLPAAQNVYNFAASYQRGMIIARDTVFLTTFGSLPVMLVIALLFGR; translated from the coding sequence ATGTCGGGGGTCATCACCGGCTTCGCCATCATCCTGGCGGTCATCTCCGTCGGCGTGATCCTCTCACGCACCGGGGTGATCCGGGACGACCGTGAACGCCTCGTGCTCAACCGCGTCGCGTTCTACGCCGCGTCGCCCGCGCTGCTGTTCTCGTCGGTGGCGAAGTCGGACGCCGACACGCTGTTCTCGCCGGTCATCCTCGTCATCTTCCTGGCGACGGTCGCCACCGCGGTCGTGTACATCATCGCGTCAACGTTGTTCTTCCGGCAGGACCTGCCCACCACGACGATGGGCGCGGCCTCCTCCTGCTACTTCAACTCGGTGAACATCGGCCTGCCGGTGAGCGTCTACGTCCTCGGCGAGGCCACCTACGTCGTGCCTGTCCTCGTCCTGCAGATGGTCGTGTTCACGCCGTTCATCCTCGCGGGCCTGGTCTCCGAGGACTCGGGCGAACGGTCCCGCGTGGCCCGCATCTGGGGTCCGGTGCGCACGGCGGTCTTCTCCCCCGTGGTCATCGGTTCGGTGCTCGGCCTCGTCGTGGCGCTCGTCGGCCTGCAGATCCCCGACCCGGTCATGCGCCCCCTGGAGATCCTCGGTGGTGCGTCGATCCCGATGATCCTCATCAGCTTCGGTGCGTCGCTGCGCAACACCGCTCCGCTGACCACCCCCGCCGACCGGCCGGGCACGATCGTCGCCACCGGACTCAAGCTGGTGGGCATGCCGCTCATCGCGTGGGGCATCGCCCTGAGCCTGGGGCTGGAGGGCAACGAACTCTATGCGTCGGTCATCCTGGCCACGCTGCCGGCGGCGCAGAACGTGTACAACTTCGCCGCCTCCTACCAGCGCGGCATGATCATCGCGCGCGACACCGTCTTCCTGACCACGTTCGGTTCCCTGCCGGTGATGCTGGTGATCGCGCTCCTCTTCGGACGTTAG
- a CDS encoding 1,4-dihydroxy-2-naphthoate polyprenyltransferase, producing the protein MSPMSVDLHPYPATPRDWWQAARPHTWPNAFSPVIVGSGAAAFAGGFSWWRALLALVVAWALIVGVNYANDYSDGIRGTDEDRTGPARLTGGRLAAPADVKRAAFLSFGVAAVAGVALSLASAWWFILVGAVAILGAWFYTGGKNPYGYRGLGEVAVFIFFGLVAVLGTEYTQAGAVSWVGLGGAVAIGAISSSVNLANNLRDIPSDTAAGKVTLAVRLGDRNTRYLYTALALTPFLVSLLLATQLPYLALALVALPLAFKGIMVALRGNRGPALIPLIKTTGQAMLVWAVVTAVVLFLNAPGL; encoded by the coding sequence ATGAGCCCCATGTCCGTTGATCTTCACCCCTACCCGGCCACGCCGCGGGACTGGTGGCAGGCCGCGCGCCCGCACACCTGGCCCAACGCCTTCTCCCCCGTCATCGTCGGCTCCGGAGCCGCCGCTTTCGCCGGTGGTTTCTCCTGGTGGCGGGCCCTGCTGGCGCTCGTGGTCGCGTGGGCGCTCATCGTCGGCGTCAACTACGCCAACGACTACTCCGACGGTATCCGCGGCACCGACGAGGACCGCACCGGCCCGGCGCGCCTGACCGGTGGGCGCCTCGCCGCGCCCGCGGACGTCAAGCGTGCGGCGTTCCTCTCCTTCGGGGTGGCGGCGGTGGCCGGCGTCGCGCTCTCCCTGGCGAGTGCCTGGTGGTTCATCCTGGTCGGCGCGGTGGCGATCCTGGGCGCCTGGTTCTACACGGGCGGCAAGAACCCCTACGGTTACCGCGGTCTCGGGGAGGTGGCCGTGTTCATCTTCTTCGGCCTCGTCGCCGTGCTGGGTACCGAGTACACGCAGGCCGGGGCCGTCTCCTGGGTCGGCCTGGGCGGTGCGGTGGCGATCGGCGCGATCTCATCCTCGGTCAACCTGGCCAACAACCTGCGCGACATCCCCTCGGACACCGCCGCCGGCAAGGTGACCCTCGCGGTGCGTCTCGGCGACCGCAACACCCGCTACCTCTACACGGCGCTGGCGCTCACGCCCTTCCTCGTCTCCCTGCTCCTGGCCACGCAGCTGCCCTACCTGGCACTGGCGCTGGTGGCCCTGCCCCTGGCGTTCAAGGGCATCATGGTCGCCCTGCGCGGCAACCGGGGGCCGGCGCTCATCCCGCTGATCAAGACGACCGGCCAGGCGATGCTGGTGTGGGCCGTCGTCACCGCGGTGGTGCTCTTCCTCAACGCGCCGGGCCTGTAG
- a CDS encoding RluA family pseudouridine synthase: MNAYRRSPAHEITVSEEHAERRLDKFLRSRLKGVPAGVIFRLLRKGAVRVDGRRAKPDHRLAAGEVISVPALDLPPPDRVAVPGAVKKAVAGAIVHETADLLVLNKPADLAVHVGTGVQAGVIEALRELRPGEELELAHRIDRETSGLLMVAKRPTMLRHLQEVLRAGDVERHYLALVRGAYPETLTRIDAPLLTTDSGVTVRPDGQDALTHVRVQRRFGRRATLIRAQLITGRKHQIRVHTSHTGHPIAGDSRYGDPRFTAEIARLGGRRMFLHAHSLRIPLPDGTLLDVTAPTSPDWDRTLDRLAGGRRDAPQGPRRTPARRPRRR; encoded by the coding sequence ATGAATGCCTACCGACGCTCCCCCGCCCACGAGATCACCGTCTCCGAGGAGCACGCCGAGCGTCGCCTGGACAAGTTCCTCCGCTCCCGCCTCAAGGGGGTGCCGGCGGGAGTGATCTTCCGGCTGCTGCGTAAGGGCGCGGTGCGTGTCGACGGCCGCCGGGCCAAACCGGACCACCGCCTCGCCGCCGGGGAGGTCATCTCCGTGCCGGCGCTGGACCTGCCCCCGCCGGACAGGGTCGCGGTGCCGGGTGCGGTGAAGAAGGCGGTCGCGGGGGCGATCGTGCACGAGACGGCTGATCTGCTGGTGCTCAACAAGCCGGCCGACCTGGCGGTCCACGTCGGCACCGGCGTGCAGGCCGGTGTCATCGAGGCGCTGCGCGAGCTCCGCCCGGGGGAGGAACTCGAGCTGGCTCACCGCATCGACCGGGAGACGTCCGGCCTGCTCATGGTGGCGAAGCGGCCGACCATGCTGCGCCACCTGCAGGAGGTGCTGCGCGCCGGGGACGTCGAACGCCACTATCTCGCGCTCGTCCGGGGTGCCTACCCGGAGACGCTCACGCGTATCGACGCCCCCCTCCTCACCACCGACTCCGGCGTCACCGTCCGCCCCGACGGCCAGGACGCCCTCACCCACGTGCGTGTGCAGCGCCGTTTCGGCCGACGCGCCACCCTCATCCGCGCGCAGCTGATCACCGGCCGCAAGCACCAGATCCGCGTGCACACCAGCCACACCGGACACCCCATCGCCGGCGACTCCCGCTACGGCGACCCGCGTTTCACCGCCGAGATCGCCCGCCTCGGGGGACGCCGGATGTTCCTGCACGCGCACTCCCTACGCATCCCGCTGCCGGACGGCACACTTCTCGACGTCACCGCCCCCACCTCCCCCGACTGGGACCGCACGCTGGACCGCCTGGCGGGCGGGCGCCGGGACGCCCCGCAGGGCCCGCGCCGCACCCCGGCTCGGCGTCCGCGACGGCGATGA
- the menE gene encoding o-succinylbenzoate--CoA ligase — MTRLLEPLIVDPRDPVAILPVLEEAIAGQRTLLPVPAEDPTRATLLRDSQRAGEPISPDIALVVATSGSTGTPKGAQLTPANLVSSADATHRRLGGEGQWLLAMPAHHIAGLQVLVRSLIAGVDPLALDLRLGFHTADFAAAAAELHATGDRCYTSLTPMQLAKLMDTLRGIEALRLFDAVLVGGAALNPQLARAARDMQITVVTTYGSSETAGGCVYGGHPLPGARVRVDRGRIHLGGPMIAQGYRNDPDHVAFAEEGWFATSDAGTIEDGSLRVTGRLDAIIDSGGLKLQPEVLEQAMLAVPGVTGACVVGIPDLRLGQAIVAAYTGSATPGEVIEGLDHLPRWQLPKDLRRVAALPLTGPGKVDRRGVEKLF, encoded by the coding sequence GTGACCCGCCTCCTGGAACCCCTCATCGTCGACCCGCGCGACCCCGTCGCCATCCTGCCGGTGCTGGAGGAGGCGATCGCCGGGCAGCGCACCCTCCTGCCCGTCCCGGCCGAGGACCCGACCCGGGCCACGCTGCTGCGGGACTCCCAGCGCGCCGGGGAGCCCATCTCCCCGGACATCGCCCTGGTCGTGGCCACCTCCGGCTCGACCGGCACCCCGAAGGGCGCGCAGCTCACACCCGCCAACCTGGTGAGCTCGGCCGACGCCACCCACCGGCGCCTGGGCGGCGAGGGGCAGTGGCTGCTGGCCATGCCCGCTCACCACATCGCCGGGCTGCAGGTGCTCGTCCGCTCGCTCATCGCGGGCGTCGACCCCCTGGCCCTTGACCTGCGCCTCGGTTTCCACACCGCCGACTTCGCCGCCGCCGCCGCGGAGCTCCACGCCACCGGCGACCGCTGCTACACGTCGCTCACCCCGATGCAGCTGGCCAAACTCATGGACACTCTCCGGGGGATCGAGGCACTGCGGCTTTTCGACGCCGTCCTCGTCGGCGGCGCCGCCCTCAACCCGCAGCTCGCCCGGGCGGCACGGGACATGCAGATCACGGTGGTGACCACCTACGGGTCCTCCGAGACCGCCGGCGGCTGCGTCTATGGCGGGCACCCGCTGCCCGGCGCGCGGGTCCGCGTCGACCGGGGCCGCATCCACCTCGGCGGGCCGATGATCGCGCAGGGCTACCGCAACGACCCCGACCACGTGGCCTTCGCGGAGGAGGGCTGGTTCGCCACCTCGGACGCCGGGACCATCGAGGACGGTTCGCTGCGGGTCACGGGCCGCCTCGACGCGATCATCGACTCCGGCGGCCTCAAGCTCCAGCCGGAGGTCCTCGAGCAGGCGATGCTCGCCGTCCCGGGCGTGACCGGCGCCTGCGTGGTCGGCATCCCGGATCTGCGGCTCGGGCAGGCCATCGTCGCCGCCTACACCGGGTCGGCCACCCCGGGCGAGGTCATCGAGGGGCTCGACCATCTCCCCCGCTGGCAGCTGCCGAAGGACCTGCGGCGCGTGGCCGCGCTGCCGCTCACGGGGCCGGGGAAGGTGGACCGGCGGGGCGTCGAGAAGCTCTTCTGA
- a CDS encoding 1,4-dihydroxy-2-naphthoyl-CoA synthase: MTRSYSTDNPFDASQWKAVEGFEDLTDITYHRHVGTERKDGIVRIAFDRPEVRNAFRPHTVDELYRTLDHARRTPDVGVILITGNGPSEKDGGWAFCSGGDQRIRGRSGYQYAREHDSDDAAADASTIDEARTKVEGGRLHILEVQRLIRTMPKVVIAVVNGWAAGGGHSLHVICDMTIASRQEARFKQTDADVGSFDAGYGSAYLAKQVGQKFAREIFFLGRAYSAEDMQRMGAVNIVADHGQLEEEAIQVAREINGKSPTAQRMLKFAFNLLDDGLMGQQVFAGEATRLAYMTDEAVEGRDSFLQKRDPDWDQYPFYY; encoded by the coding sequence ATGACCCGCAGCTACAGCACAGACAACCCCTTCGACGCCTCCCAGTGGAAGGCGGTCGAGGGCTTCGAGGACCTCACCGACATCACCTACCACCGCCACGTGGGCACGGAGCGCAAGGACGGTATCGTCCGCATCGCCTTCGACCGCCCCGAGGTGCGCAACGCCTTCCGCCCGCACACCGTCGACGAGCTCTACCGCACGCTCGACCACGCGCGCCGGACCCCCGACGTCGGCGTCATCCTCATCACCGGCAACGGCCCCTCCGAGAAGGACGGCGGCTGGGCGTTCTGCTCCGGCGGCGACCAGCGCATCCGCGGCCGCTCCGGCTACCAGTACGCCCGCGAGCACGACTCCGACGACGCCGCCGCCGACGCCTCCACCATCGACGAGGCCCGCACCAAGGTCGAGGGCGGCCGCCTCCACATCCTGGAGGTGCAGCGCCTCATCCGCACCATGCCGAAGGTCGTCATCGCCGTGGTCAACGGCTGGGCCGCCGGCGGCGGGCACTCGCTGCACGTCATCTGCGACATGACCATCGCCTCCCGCCAGGAGGCCCGCTTCAAGCAGACCGACGCCGACGTCGGCTCCTTCGACGCCGGCTACGGCTCCGCCTACCTGGCCAAGCAGGTCGGCCAGAAGTTCGCCCGCGAGATCTTCTTCCTCGGCCGCGCCTACTCCGCCGAGGACATGCAGCGCATGGGTGCCGTCAACATCGTCGCCGACCACGGCCAGCTCGAGGAGGAGGCCATCCAGGTCGCCCGCGAGATCAACGGCAAGTCCCCCACTGCCCAGCGCATGCTCAAGTTCGCGTTCAACCTGCTCGACGACGGCCTCATGGGCCAGCAGGTCTTCGCCGGCGAGGCCACCCGCCTGGCCTACATGACCGACGAGGCCGTCGAGGGCCGCGACTCCTTCCTGCAGAAGCGCGACCCCGACTGGGACCAGTACCCCTTCTACTACTAG
- a CDS encoding 4a-hydroxytetrahydrobiopterin dehydratase → MTDKKQILTPEQITDADLTGWDNKGDHITASFDTGDFATALQLVNLIGESAEEANHHPDITLTYGAVDVALSSHDVGGLTIRDVELARVINDHAKGLNLS, encoded by the coding sequence ATGACCGACAAGAAGCAGATCCTCACCCCCGAACAGATCACCGACGCCGACCTCACCGGCTGGGACAACAAGGGGGACCACATCACCGCCTCCTTCGACACCGGTGACTTCGCCACCGCCCTCCAGCTGGTCAACCTCATCGGCGAGTCCGCCGAGGAGGCCAACCACCACCCCGACATCACCCTCACCTACGGGGCGGTCGACGTCGCCCTGTCCTCCCACGACGTCGGCGGGCTGACCATCCGCGACGTCGAGCTGGCCCGGGTGATCAACGACCACGCGAAGGGCCTCAACCTAAGCTGA